The genomic stretch CCAACTGGTCTAACAACGGAAACCCGATCGTAAAGAGCTGCTGTCCCAGCGATTCCGGCTCCTTATCAGATACTGGCAGAGGCTGGGTCTCGGCATCAACCTTCAGAATCGCCAGATCGTTGCGCCGATCCCTGGCTACCACTTTGGCTGAGATCGGCTTTTTGCCGACATAAACTTGAATGTCCGTCGCGTCGTCCACCACATGGTAGGCTGTGGCAATGTAGCCGTCCTCGGAGATGGCAAAACCAGTGCCGTTGCCGACAAGCACTCCGCCGGTGCCTGAGGCCACGACTTGCTCCCCTTGCGATGAAACCAGTTGTCCCACGCCGTGCTTCGCTACAAAATTCAGACTCGTATTGCGGTCCGTATGGAAGGCTTCAACGGTCAAGCGGTCTCCATCGGTGGTGTTGAATTCATACTTCCCCATGTTGTAGATGGTTCCTTCCCACACCCGCTTGCTGTCATTCACTGTCGAAGTTCCATAAATGGGCAGGCCAAAAACCATCAACTGATCAAGCTCCCCCACGATCACTGTTTTGCTGACATTGCGCTTTTCATAGATCACGGCGGGTCCCGAAAGCGGAGAGCCTGGACGCGAAGTGATCTGCTCTTCCTCCACTGTGCGCAACAGGGATCCAGAACACATCCAGCCTTTGCCCACGTTCTGAATCAACACCAACCGTACGCGCGAAGAGATAGCATCCACGATGCTTGCCGCATTGCTCATTTTTTGCCGCATCTCCTGCGATTCGGCCTGGGCCGCTTCCTGAGCACGTTCGTATTCGGCAGCCGCCATAGGATCATAACCCAGAGCAGTTTTGTACTTTTCAGGGAGATCGAGAAACCGGATTCGAATGATGCCGGAGGCCGCCATCAGTTTCAACCCATTCGGTTCAATGGCTGTGATCTCCGACGTCTTAAACTCGCGCCCATCTTTGGTGGTGAAAGTGGGAAACTGATCTGCAAAAAGCCTCATTTTGGCCTGCATTTCCACCTTCGCATCCATGGTGGCATCCTCGGGCGGAGGCGTAAGCTCATGAGCTTGGAAGAACTCCGCCGGCACCATTTTTTTCGGAATGCTCGAAATGCCATCCGAGTGGCTGATTTTGATCTTGTCAGCTTCTTCCTTGAGTACTCGAACCCCCTTGAAAGTGCGACCATCCGAAGTCACCAAGTCTTCCCCCAAGGATAGCCCTGTCAAAACCAAGAGATTCAGGCATAGAAAGGCAAAAGAAAGGGCGGTTCTCATAGTTAAAAAAGAAGAAGACGGTTACGGCCCTGACACAGGGAGGCACCCGTCATTCACTTAATCCCTGAGTCATAAGAAAATCAAATCAAGCCTCTCCATTTTTTATCCCCCTCAGCATCAACTCATTTGCCCAACAGTCTTTTCTGCCTGGATGACACTGCCATTCCAGGAGGTGACCACGGGGTACACCTGAGCGGTGGTGGCCAGGGAGACTTTTCCTGGGATCAGGGTTTCCGGCGGCCTCTTGCGGCCGAAGCCACGGGTGTAAATGGGCTCTACAAAGGGGGCACGGAAGATGTAGTCAGCCTCTAGGTCCTCATCTCTCAGGTCGGGGAAAAGTTTTTGCAGCGCGCTGAACCAGGAGCGTTTGATCTCATCCTCCGGCTGGGTGAAGCGAGGATCGGTGCGATGCACGTACTTGGTCAGGTAAACCACATGCCTTCCCTGCCCGCGATCCGCCTCATCCGTAAGGGTAGAGGTTTCCACCACGCCATCAAAGGGATGGCAGGGCTCCGGTGTGGCTAACCAATAATGCTTCGTCAGAGGTCGCTTGAGGAACAGCACGTGGTTGATCACGCCCTGAAAATCAATATCCCAGGAGGGCACCGCTGCGCGGCTTTTGAAGGCCGCCGTGGCGGTTTTGGCCAGCGTTGGCCAGGGCAAGGTGATCAGCAATTCATCCGCGCGCAGTTCTCCGGCAGCGGTCTGCACCACGGGATGGCCGTCGGCATCGAGATCAATGGACTCGATCTTCTCATTCATCCGCAGGGTGACGCCCAGTTCCCCCAGGCGTCTCGCGAAGGTCTCCGTGATGCGTTTGTAACCACCCCGGATATACCCCTTCACCTCACCTTTGCTCTCGCCCTTTTCGCGATTGAACCGGGTCCAGAACCATAGGGCCGGAACGTCGTGATAACGGTCGCCAAACTTGGCCTCCAGCATGGGCTTCCAGAATGTGGCAAAGGCACGTTTGCCAGAGAGCCCCTGCAGCCATTGCGAGGTCGTGATGTCATCCAGCCCCTTGGCGGAGCACACGCGGCCCCAGGCCCCAGTGATGCCGACACGGATCCGGTCCGCAAACGGCAGCGGGGAGAAGCGCAGCAGGTCCACCGGTGTGTTCAGCGGGTAGATGCGCCCGGCATTCGCATACGCAAAGGAACTGGGCCGCCAGTAAATCTCAGGGGTCAATCCCAGGTGCTCCAGCACCCCCAGGAGGGGACCGTCGCTGGGCAGCATGCAGTGGTAAAATTTTTCGAAGGTGCGCCCATCATGCTCAAAGAAGGTGCCGAGACCTCCCAGTTGATCCGAGCCTTCCAGGAGCGTGACCGCACGCCCCTGCTCCGCGAGTTTCAAGGCGCAGACGAGGCCGCTGATGCCGCCCCCGAGAATGAGAACGGAACGTGGGGCAGGTTGGGCAGCATCCATAGGGCAGGCTCTTCAGTTACGCCTTGGCTTGCTGAGCAACCAGACCTGCAGCATCCGGTCGTTTGGACCGGTAGCGGTTCACCACAGCTAGGTAGCGCTTCAGCGTTTTCCAGATGCGCAGCTTGCTGACGCCAGCCTTCAGGTCATAGCGCAGGGTGTAGGGAATCTCGGCAGCTTTGGTGCCGATGCTGCGGAGCTTCAGCAGCACCTCCAGCATGCAGACAAAGCCGCTTTCTTCCACCAGCTTGTCCTCCCCGTAGGTCTGCGCCATGCGCTGGAGCAGACTGCTGTCATAGGCCCGGAAACCGGTGGAATAATCGCGCACGCCCCGGAAAGGAACGATGGTTTTCATCAGCAAAAAGCAGCCGAGGCTCAGCAACTTGCGGAAGGCGGAAAGCCCCACAATGACGCTGCCCGGCTGGTAGCGGGAGGCGATGACCAACTGCACATCGTCCTCTTCCAGCCGCTTCACCATGTCCATCACGTAGATCGGGTCATGGGTGTTGTCGGAATCCATGACGACAACCACATCTGCCACTTTCATGGCGCTGGACAAACCTGTCTGAATGCCCATGCCAAGCCCTTTGTTGACGCCATGCTGGATCAGAGTCAGCGGCATCACCTTGGCGGCCTCCGTGGCGATTTCGGCGGTGCGATCTTTGGACCCATCATCCACGACGATGACCTGATAACTGAAGGGCTGGGCCGTGAGTGTTTCCTGAATCCTCGCCAGCAGTGCAGGTAGGTCTTTCTCCTCATTGAAGGCCGGCAGGACAACGGCGACGGATTCGATGCGTTTCATGATCTTGTTAATTCGGGATTCAGCGCGGGCTTCGCGGCCCTCGACAGGTCTGGTTTTACGGGTGCTATCAAATCACCCGCAATCTGCCCCATGGTGGCCGTGCCCCAATGGCTGCGAAGACTGCTGAGCGTGTGCCGGACGAGTTCGATCTTCTTTTCCGCAGGCACCCGCATGGCGGGGAAAAAGCTCATGGCGGGAACATCGGTGCCATCCAGAAAATCTGTGGGATGAAGCAGCAGGGATGGAGCAACTTTGGTTAGGCGGCAAACCATCATGGCCATGTCCCAATAAGCCCTCGCGAGTGGCAAGGAATACTGCGCGAGGAAAAGCAGGTAGCTGAGATGAATGGGCGTGCGCAGCAGCGGCATCGTCGTCACCGGCATTTCCAGCAGCCCCGGCTGGATCTGGTAAGGAGCCAAGGGTGAGAAGGCGCTGGAGAAGCTGCCGTAGAGTCCTTTCCGCTTCGCCTTTTCCTCGTCCGAGAGCTTCGACGTCATGAAAAAGTAGGTCCTAGCCACCGGGCCCATCACCGTTGGGAAAAGGCTGGCGTCATAGACATAACCGCGCCGGATCAGGAGATCCCGCACCGCCGGTGAGGTGCTGAAGCCTGGGCCGCGAAAGCCCTGGGGCCGCTGGCCTGTGGCTTCCAGAATCGCCGCTTCAGCCTGCTCGAAATCTGCCTGCAATTCCTCATCGCTGTATAGGTGCAGCCAGGGCTCATGCATGTGGCTGTGATTGGCGATTTCGTGCCCGGCTTCCGCTAGGCTGCGCAGGGCAGCGTGGTTCTTTTCCAAAGAGGCATCCTTGCCCACCACAAACACGGTGATGCGCAGGCCGGCACGCTTCATCGTATCGAGAATGCGAGGCGTGACCAAGTCCAGGTAGCTGGGAAAGTCCTGCCAACCGTCAAGCCCCTGGGTCTTTACATAAGCCCATTGGTTATCGAGGTCGAGAGAGACGCTGGCGGGGAGACGGTTCAAAAGCACAGAAGTTAAGATTGCAGAAGGCGGCTGATGATTCGTTCGGAGGCGCGTCCATCCCCAAAAACTTTTTCGGCCTTGGCGGCGTGGTCAAACCAGGCTGCATCTGCCACCGCGCCGCTGAGCAGGCTTTCCAGATCGCTAGCCTGCTCTCCCACGAGACGGGCCACTCCCACGTCCACGCCTTCCGGGCGTTCGGTGTTTTCACGCAGCACCAGGATGGGCTTGCCCAGAGAGGCCGCCTCTTCCTGAATGCCGCCTGAGTCACTGACAATCAGCCAGGCGTCCGACAGCAAATGGACAAAGTCGGCATAACCCATGGGGGTGGTGATGATGATCTGATCGCAGCCGCCCAACTCCTGTGCAGCGGCTTCTTTTACGGCCGGATTCGGGTGCACGGGAAAGACCACACAAAGCTCCGGATGCGCCTCAGCAAAACGGCGCAGCAGGCGAAGGTGAGTGCGCATGGTATCGCCGAAGTTCTCACGGCGATGAGTCGTGAGCAGGACGACTTTGCGACCGTCGATTTTTTCCCGCAGGGCGGCGATTTCGGCTCCCGGACTGGCTTTGGCCAGGGTGTGATGGAGGGCATCCACCACGGTGTTGCCGGTGACGATGATCTGGGAATCGGGGATTCCTTCGGCCAGCAGAGCGGCTCGGTTCCGCTGGGTGGCGGCAAAGTGAAGGGTGGCGATCTGGGAAACCAGACGTCGGTTCATCTCCTCGGGAAAGGGGCTCAGGGGATTGCCCGAACGCAAGCCCGCCTCGATGTGCCCCACCGGGATCTTTCGGTGAAACGCCGCCTGCGCGCCACCGAGGGCCGTGGCGGTATCTCCCTGCACCAAAACGTAGTCGGGCTGCACCTGCTCCAGCACCGGATCCAGACGGTCAATCACCCGGGAAAGCAGGCGATTGAGAGGCTGCCCGGCCACCATGGCCTCGAGATCATGAGCCGGATGGACATCGAAAAGGTCAAAGAGAGGGGTCAAAAGATCCGCATGCTGGCCGCTGTTGACCAAAATGGCCTCTGCGCCCTGGCGGCGGGCCTCCAAAATCAAAGGAGCGACCTTGATCATCTCCGGGCGGGTGCCGAGGACAAAAAGGAGGCGTTTCTTTGTGGAAGTTCCGTTCATTGTGGAAATTTTAACATTCATGATCATTTAAGCAATAATTTCTATAAAGCTGCGTGAGAATTTCTAAACTCTCATGATTCCTTCATGTTCGCCGGGGTGGTAGCGTCCCGCAAGTTGATCAGCCTTGCATTCTCCTGCGCCCTGCCTTTGCATGCAGATTCATAATTTATTACTGACTCATGGGTGCACAATGGAAACAGAAGTGGCGGGAACTGGCCGCCGATCAGAAGGGCAAAATCGTCGGCAAGCTGACGCGGGAAATCCAAGTGGCGGCACGCCTCGGCGGCCCGGATCCGGATCTGAACGCACGCCTGTATGCGGCCATAATGGCGGCACGCAAGCAGAGCGTGACTCGTGACTCCATCGAGCGAGCTGTCGCCAAAGGTGCCGGGATCGGCGGCGAGCAGGTGAACTACCAGACGGTGATCTTTGAGGGTTTTGCCCCGCACCGTGTGCCGGTGATGGTGGAGTGCCTGACGGACAACAACAACCGCACGTCCTCTGAAGTGCGCGTGCTGTTCAAGGCAGGCAGCATGGGCACACCGGGATCGGTGGCGTGGATGTTTGAGCATTGCGGTCTCATTGAAGGCCAGCACACGGACAAGTCCCTGGACATCGAAGTGGCCGCCCTGGAGGCGGAGGCTGACAATGTGGAGCCACTGGACCTGGATGAAGAGGAAGCCGCTGGCCACATCGGGGCCCGCTTCTTCTGCGCCACCACTTCCCTGGATACGGTGACCAAGGCGCTGAAAGCCGCCGGCTGGCAGATCACCACCTCGGAGCTTCACTACCATCCCAAGGACTACCCTGCCCTCTCGGAAGAGCAACATGAAGCCGTGGCCAGCTTCCTGCAGGGGCTGGACGGTCATGCGGATGTGCATCGGGTGTATGCGGCACTGAAGTAGTGGCCAGAACGGGCCTCACTCTTGATTGAGCATGGCCTTGAGGCCAGCAAACATGTTGGTGGTCTCTTCCACGGAAGGGGCCTCTTTCATGTGCTTGGTGTAATCCATCTCGTCCACATAGGTGCGGTCGAGTTCATCCAGGAAAGGGCTGGGCAGCTCGGCCTGGCGGTGGCCCCACTTAGTACGGTAGCGCACGTAACTGATGGTTAGGCGCTGACGAGCACGGGTGATGCCGACGTAGAACAAACGGCGCTCTTCATCCACTCGGTTTTCATCGTAGCTGCGCTTGTGCGGAAGGATGCCTTTTTCCAGACCGGGCAGGTAAACGATGGGGAACTCGAGCCCCTTGCTAGCGTGCAGGGTGATGAGGCAGACGCCCTTTTTCTTTTCGATGTCGTCCTTGTCCTCGCGCTCATCATTGAGACAGACCTCATCGAGGAAGCCGCCGAGGCCATCCTTGCGGTTGCGCTCCTGGTAGTTGCTGAGCTGGGTGAGGAAAAGGGACAAGCCGTGCTCCCAGGCGTGGAATTCCTCGGGCTTTTTCGAGAGCTTCTGGAGGTACTCCATGTATTCGACTTCCTTCAGCAAGGCCTCAGTCATGGTGACGAGATCGGTGCCCTGCGTGCCGGAAGTCGCGGCGGAGGCGGCGTATTTGGAAATGATTCCGGTGAACTGGCGCACGGCGGCGCGGGACTTTTCCGGGATCTGGCGCAGGAAATCGGGATCGCACAGGGCGACCCAGATGCTGAACTGCTTTTCCATGCTGTGATCGCGAGCAAGCTCTGCCGTGGTGCCGCCGATGCCGCGCGGGGGCGTATTCAGAATGCGCAGCAGGGAGATGTCATCGTGCGGATTGTGCAGCACGGTGAGGTAGCTGAGGGTGTCCTTGATTTCGCGGCGGTCAAAGAAGCTGCGGGCACCGACAACGCGGTAAGGGATTTTGCGGGCACGAAAGGCCTGCTCCAGCATACGGCTCTGTTCATTGGTGCGGAAGAGGACGGCGAAGGATTCCCAGGGTTCCTTGTTCGAGAAGTAGGCGGTCTCCACTTCTTTGGAGATCATCTCGGCCTCTTCGACATCTTCCTCGGTCGCAATGAGGCGCACGAGGTCATTGCCGACATTGCGGCTCCAGAGCGTTTTCACGCGGCGGCCGATGTTGTTCGTGATGAGGCTATTCGCCGTGTGAAGGATGGGCGTGGTGGAGCGGTAGTTCTCCTCCAGCTTCACCACGGTGGGGTTCGGGAAGAAGTTTTCGAACTCGGTGATGTTGGTGATTTCGGCCCCGCGCCAGCCATAGATGGACTGATCGTCATCGCCCACCACGCAGACATTGTAAGGCGGGGGGGTGAGGGCGCGGAGGAGGCGCATCTGCAGGGAGTTTGTGTCCTGGAACTCATCCACCATGATGTACTTGTGACGCTGGTGGAGGATCTCGCGGACACTGGCGGTGTCTTCGAGAAGCTTCACCCCGAGGCAGAGAAGGTCATCGAAATCCATGGCATTCAGCGCACGCATTTCATCGGCATACTTTTCGGCCACAGCCGGGATGAGATCCTTGGTCGGGTCGCCCAGGTCTTCGTTGTTGTTCTTGGCCTTGCTGATGCGGCCCAGGGCGACCTGGGGATCCATGTTCTCCTCCTTGATGAGCAGGCCCTTGAGCACGCGCTTCATGAGGCTGATCTGGTCGTTCTGAGAGTAGATGACGAAGTTTTTCTTGTAGCCGACGTGCTCGGCAAATTCGCGCAGCAGCTTGGCGCAAAAGGCGTGGAAGGTGCCCAGGACGACTTTTTTCCCGGCGGAGCCGCGGACCATGTCCTTCACACGCTCGCGCATTTCGGCGGCGGCCTTGTTGGTGAAGGTGACGGAGAGGATATTTTCCGGCTTGATGCCCTCATTGACCATGTGGGCGATGCGGGCTGTCACCACGCGGGTCTTGCCCGTCCCGGCCCCGGCCAGGATGAGGAGAGGTCCGTGAATGTGCGTGGCGGCCTGCCGCTGCTGGGGGTTGAGAGTGCCTGTGAATCCGCTCATGAAAAGTGTCTGGGTGGATTTGGACGGGGAGACTGGGGATGCAAGCGGGTTTCGGAAAAGGTTCGGGGGGGTGGGGGGAGTTCTGGTCAGTGTGAGGGGCGAAGGAGAAATTTTCCCCATTTGGGGATTTTTGAGCTTAACCCCTTGATGATCAATGGATTGAGATGGGGATTTCTTGGGGATATAAATCCCCATCGGGGGATTTTGGGGAGGATTTGGGGAGAGCTGGGGAAATGGCCGATGGGTGCTACAAAATGGGAGCTTTCGGAGGCATGGCGCGACGATTTGAGAGGAATATCCGGGCGGGTAAACGGCGGTGCAAGGCGGGATGAGCGGTTTGGAGCTAAGTCGAGAATTTTGTGGGTATGCTCGGCCTGGCTGAGGCGAAGAGAACGGTGAGAGGCGACGGAAAATAGCTTTCCATGAGAGGGGAGGATCCGCAGCGACAAGGCCAGGACTCACTGAGGGATCGCTAGGTGAATTTTTAGGCATAAGCTTGCCTCAGCGGAGCTTAACGGTTTTAATCGGGTCCTCAGGTTTCCTTTGTTATGAAAACGCCTTCTTTTTTCCATGTTTGCCAGGCAAGTTTGCTTTTGGGACTGTTTACCTGGCTGGGACACGCGGGAGCGGCGGAAGACCAGCGATTGGCGGATCTGCGAGGTGTGAGGCAGGCCCGATTCAATGAGGATGGCAGCCGGGTGCTGGTGCGGATGAGCAAGAGAGAGCTGGGTCTGTGGGATGTGGAATCAGGGCGCGCGGTTAAAGGTGATCTCGAACAAGTGTCCATGAAACTGCCCTATTTTGTGGAAGAGACCGGGAGACGTTTTGTAGCGAGTGTCGGAGAGGGGACGGCGCGTGTGTTTGACATGACCACGGGGATGGCGATTTCTCCCCCCATCGCCATTGAGTTACTGGAAACTGGGAGAGGCTCCCCTGCGTTTTCACCGGATCTTTCCCAGGTTCTGCTGTTTGATCAAAAACAGCAGGCGCAGATCTTTGAGGTGAAAAGCGGCCAACGAATCGCCCAACTGACGCTGGAAAAGCCCAATGAGGATTTTGATGTATCCGGTTTGGCAGCCAAGTTCGCCAAAGACGGACCCGTCTGTTTTATCATTACTCATCAGGGTGTGCTGAGGCGATATGACACAACGACATGGAAACTGGCGGGTGAGCCTATGACACATCCGAACCGGGAGGGATGGCACTTCAGTTTTAATCTTTCTGAAGATGGCCAGCATGTGGTGACGTGCGATGGTCCCGGTGAAAATGGACCGAAAGGTTACCTGCAACTCTGGGACACGCAGACCAGCCGCCCCCTAGGCCAAGCCCTGGAGGCCACCAATGGAGTGAGCGGTCGCTTTCTCCCAGGAGGCAAGCGGCTGGTGGTGAGTCGAGCGCGTGGCAGGGCTGGGGTGCATGAAGTGCCTTCATTGAAACGGCTCTTTGACCTGCCAGAGCATGACGATGTGGAAGGACCGATGGTGAAGGCAACACCCGATGGAAAGGGCATCTTCACTTGGGGTTATTCCGAGAGCGTCATCTTCAGTGATGCGACCACGGGCAAGCACTTGGGGTCATCCTCTAACCGTGCATTGCTGAAAGACGTGCTGGTGACCCCAGATTCCAAGGAGGCCTTTCTGGTCTATAACAACACGGCGTTCCTGCTTCAGCAGCACTATGATCAGTATGTCGTCCAAGTGAGCCTGCCGGACTTCAAAGTAAAAAACAGCCTCCGCATTCTGGGGTACCTGACCAGTGTGGACCTCTCCCCTGAGGGATCGAGGCTCATGGTCATCGAAGGACTCACCGGTAAGGAGCAGGTGCGGCTTTTTGATGCGGCGACTTTGAAAGAGACGGGGGTGAAGTGAGCCCGGTGGTGGCTAACAAACGATGCAATCATACGGACTGCAGCTTTTTTATTATGCTTCAGTGCGCCAGGAGTGAACTTGAAGAATCGAGACGAGGCGTGATGGTTCAGATTAAAGCCGCTTCCTGATCCTCTCTAGCCCTGCCCTTTGCCAGCATCGGTGGTTAAAGTTAGCGGCCGTTTCTTTCTTCCCTTACCTGGAATCAGTTCCAGGAAGACCTCATCATGCAGGCTGAAATCCGGTCCGGTCGGCCTCGGTGATGGAGCGGATGACGCGGCAGGGCACGCCGGCGGCGATGACCTGGGGTGGGATGTCGCGGGTGACGACGCTGCCGGCACCGATGATGCTACCTTCGCCGATGGTGACGCCGGGGGTGATGTGGACACCGCCCCCGATCCAGACATTGTCGCCGATTTTGACGGGTTTGGC from Prosthecobacter algae encodes the following:
- a CDS encoding serine protease; the protein is MRTALSFAFLCLNLLVLTGLSLGEDLVTSDGRTFKGVRVLKEEADKIKISHSDGISSIPKKMVPAEFFQAHELTPPPEDATMDAKVEMQAKMRLFADQFPTFTTKDGREFKTSEITAIEPNGLKLMAASGIIRIRFLDLPEKYKTALGYDPMAAAEYERAQEAAQAESQEMRQKMSNAASIVDAISSRVRLVLIQNVGKGWMCSGSLLRTVEEEQITSRPGSPLSGPAVIYEKRNVSKTVIVGELDQLMVFGLPIYGTSTVNDSKRVWEGTIYNMGKYEFNTTDGDRLTVEAFHTDRNTSLNFVAKHGVGQLVSSQGEQVVASGTGGVLVGNGTGFAISEDGYIATAYHVVDDATDIQVYVGKKPISAKVVARDRRNDLAILKVDAETQPLPVSDKEPESLGQQLFTIGFPLLDQLGAKPKYTQGSVSGLDGGIYNEKGAFQFSIPIQPGNSGGPVCAEDGTVLGVVASTISTLASGVQNNAVPQNVNFATKSSMLRKLIKTRPEIKTVESLESSDAQAAVVKATYLIMVSSKKG
- a CDS encoding FAD-dependent oxidoreductase, with the protein product MDAAQPAPRSVLILGGGISGLVCALKLAEQGRAVTLLEGSDQLGGLGTFFEHDGRTFEKFYHCMLPSDGPLLGVLEHLGLTPEIYWRPSSFAYANAGRIYPLNTPVDLLRFSPLPFADRIRVGITGAWGRVCSAKGLDDITTSQWLQGLSGKRAFATFWKPMLEAKFGDRYHDVPALWFWTRFNREKGESKGEVKGYIRGGYKRITETFARRLGELGVTLRMNEKIESIDLDADGHPVVQTAAGELRADELLITLPWPTLAKTATAAFKSRAAVPSWDIDFQGVINHVLFLKRPLTKHYWLATPEPCHPFDGVVETSTLTDEADRGQGRHVVYLTKYVHRTDPRFTQPEDEIKRSWFSALQKLFPDLRDEDLEADYIFRAPFVEPIYTRGFGRKRPPETLIPGKVSLATTAQVYPVVTSWNGSVIQAEKTVGQMS
- a CDS encoding glycosyltransferase family 2 protein; the encoded protein is MKRIESVAVVLPAFNEEKDLPALLARIQETLTAQPFSYQVIVVDDGSKDRTAEIATEAAKVMPLTLIQHGVNKGLGMGIQTGLSSAMKVADVVVVMDSDNTHDPIYVMDMVKRLEEDDVQLVIASRYQPGSVIVGLSAFRKLLSLGCFLLMKTIVPFRGVRDYSTGFRAYDSSLLQRMAQTYGEDKLVEESGFVCMLEVLLKLRSIGTKAAEIPYTLRYDLKAGVSKLRIWKTLKRYLAVVNRYRSKRPDAAGLVAQQAKA
- a CDS encoding polysaccharide deacetylase family protein; this translates as MNRLPASVSLDLDNQWAYVKTQGLDGWQDFPSYLDLVTPRILDTMKRAGLRITVFVVGKDASLEKNHAALRSLAEAGHEIANHSHMHEPWLHLYSDEELQADFEQAEAAILEATGQRPQGFRGPGFSTSPAVRDLLIRRGYVYDASLFPTVMGPVARTYFFMTSKLSDEEKAKRKGLYGSFSSAFSPLAPYQIQPGLLEMPVTTMPLLRTPIHLSYLLFLAQYSLPLARAYWDMAMMVCRLTKVAPSLLLHPTDFLDGTDVPAMSFFPAMRVPAEKKIELVRHTLSSLRSHWGTATMGQIAGDLIAPVKPDLSRAAKPALNPELTRS
- the wecB gene encoding non-hydrolyzing UDP-N-acetylglucosamine 2-epimerase, with amino-acid sequence MNGTSTKKRLLFVLGTRPEMIKVAPLILEARRQGAEAILVNSGQHADLLTPLFDLFDVHPAHDLEAMVAGQPLNRLLSRVIDRLDPVLEQVQPDYVLVQGDTATALGGAQAAFHRKIPVGHIEAGLRSGNPLSPFPEEMNRRLVSQIATLHFAATQRNRAALLAEGIPDSQIIVTGNTVVDALHHTLAKASPGAEIAALREKIDGRKVVLLTTHRRENFGDTMRTHLRLLRRFAEAHPELCVVFPVHPNPAVKEAAAQELGGCDQIIITTPMGYADFVHLLSDAWLIVSDSGGIQEEAASLGKPILVLRENTERPEGVDVGVARLVGEQASDLESLLSGAVADAAWFDHAAKAEKVFGDGRASERIISRLLQS
- a CDS encoding YebC/PmpR family DNA-binding transcriptional regulator — translated: MGAQWKQKWRELAADQKGKIVGKLTREIQVAARLGGPDPDLNARLYAAIMAARKQSVTRDSIERAVAKGAGIGGEQVNYQTVIFEGFAPHRVPVMVECLTDNNNRTSSEVRVLFKAGSMGTPGSVAWMFEHCGLIEGQHTDKSLDIEVAALEAEADNVEPLDLDEEEAAGHIGARFFCATTSLDTVTKALKAAGWQITTSELHYHPKDYPALSEEQHEAVASFLQGLDGHADVHRVYAALK
- a CDS encoding ATP-dependent helicase produces the protein MSGFTGTLNPQQRQAATHIHGPLLILAGAGTGKTRVVTARIAHMVNEGIKPENILSVTFTNKAAAEMRERVKDMVRGSAGKKVVLGTFHAFCAKLLREFAEHVGYKKNFVIYSQNDQISLMKRVLKGLLIKEENMDPQVALGRISKAKNNNEDLGDPTKDLIPAVAEKYADEMRALNAMDFDDLLCLGVKLLEDTASVREILHQRHKYIMVDEFQDTNSLQMRLLRALTPPPYNVCVVGDDDQSIYGWRGAEITNITEFENFFPNPTVVKLEENYRSTTPILHTANSLITNNIGRRVKTLWSRNVGNDLVRLIATEEDVEEAEMISKEVETAYFSNKEPWESFAVLFRTNEQSRMLEQAFRARKIPYRVVGARSFFDRREIKDTLSYLTVLHNPHDDISLLRILNTPPRGIGGTTAELARDHSMEKQFSIWVALCDPDFLRQIPEKSRAAVRQFTGIISKYAASAATSGTQGTDLVTMTEALLKEVEYMEYLQKLSKKPEEFHAWEHGLSLFLTQLSNYQERNRKDGLGGFLDEVCLNDEREDKDDIEKKKGVCLITLHASKGLEFPIVYLPGLEKGILPHKRSYDENRVDEERRLFYVGITRARQRLTISYVRYRTKWGHRQAELPSPFLDELDRTYVDEMDYTKHMKEAPSVEETTNMFAGLKAMLNQE